GTTCATCATCGGCACGCCGGCGACTGCGACGTTGTCCTTCACGGCGACCGTTCGCCCGGCGAGGGGGCCATCGTCGGTTTCGTTAATCGAGGTGGTGACGTACCAGGCGCTCAGCGGGTTCTCGTCCGCCGAGGGTGAGGTCCATGACCGCTGAGGCGGCTCGGGCGCGGTGCGCTCGTAGAGGCGTTCGACGGTTTCTGAGGACGCGAGCGTCGCTTCGAGCGCCGGTGCGAACTCTTCGAGTTCCGGCGTCGTCAGTCCGAATCGGAAGTGGTTGTTCAGGGCCGACATTTGGTTGGAGTTGGGGGGAGTCATCGAAGACATGAGGTTCCCTTCGAATATGTGAACAGCATCATCGAGTGGGGGAGGGAGGGATCGCTCGGTGCGCTGTGTCGTAAGTGTCCGTCAGCGTTATGGGTATCTCGGTGGCTGATGTGATCGTGGGCGCCTTCAGTTCCGTTGAGGTTTCAGGTGATTGAACAGCAACGCGCCTGTCCAGGTGAGGATGAAGGCGGCTGCGACGGCGTAGCCGAGGAATTCGAAGTTTTCGGAGATGTCACCGATCGGGGACAGCGCAGCGAACATGGGCAGGTGTGCCAGTAGTGCACATACGTAGATGCCGGCTACGAAGAGGCCGATGATCACGGTGGCGCCGGTCGTCGCAATGTTGAAGTTCAGTCGACGCTGGGGGTCCTGGTACGACCACGAGTATGCGCGGGTCATGAACAAGGAGTCCGCTGTGTCGAACGTGCTCATCCCCGCGGCGAAGAGTAACGGGAGGCTGAGCACAGCGGCTATCGACAATGTGCCCCCGGTGGCTGCCGAAGCGGTGAGGGTGAGCAGGGTGACCTCGGAGGCGGTCTCGAGCCCCAGTCCCATCAACAGGCCGACGGGGTACATGTGCCAGGACGATCGAACCAGTCCGCGCCAGCGGTTGCCCCGTAGGCGGGTGAATAGCCCGCGCTCACTGAGTCTGCTCTCGAGGTCGCCGGTGATGTCCGATCCGGCGCGTACCTGTCGGGACAGGCAAAGCAGATTGCGCAGGACCACACTGTTGAGTCCTGCAACGATCAACAGGAAGGTGACGGCGACGACGGTGGCGACCAACCCGCCGATTTCCTGTACTCCTTCGAGTTCGGTCGTGGTCAGGGCGCTCGCGCCCAGTGCCACGACGAGGGCAAGGACAACGACGACGGTCGAGTGTCCCATCGCGAAGAAGAATCCGACTCCGACGGGACGGCGTCCCCGTAGCAGCATCAGGCGTGTCGTGTCGTCGATTGCCGCGATGTGGTCGGCGTCGAATGCGTGACGAACGCCGAGCACGTAGGCGAGCACACCGGATCCGGCGAGGCCCCCGGCCGCTGCCGGGTTGCCCGAGTATCCCAAGTACAGCGCCACGCCCAAGACGTGCAGGATCACGATGGCACCGACAACGGACGCCAACCGTCGGCGCTCGGTTCGAGTCCAGGCACCACCTATGTGGTGCGGTGTAATGGTGGTGCTGGTCAAACGCTTGTCCTTCAGATGATTCGCAGCGTTTTTCGGATACGCCTGAGACTGAAATGTTCGGGGTGCCGCGGGTGCGGTGCGGGGATGATCCGGCCCGATTCGAGCCGCGGTACCGGTGACGCTCCGTAGGTCGGCGGTGGAGCCGGGTCTGAAGACCGGGAAGATACTGATGTCGCGGCGTTCGGGGTTCGCACCAACAGTCGTCGTTACACGGGGCGCGCTTCCGGGAGCGACTCGACGTTGGTGAACCCGCTGGGTTCGCGGCGACGAGGTTCCGGCTACCCGTCGGAGTCAGTGGTGGGTGTGCCGATGGCGTGCACGGCGATGGGATCACGCACGGCGTGCTGGTGATGGGCGCCGGCGGGCGTTGCCAGCACCTGCTCGGTACGGTGCGCGAGTTCCTCGCCTGCGACAAATCCCTTGTCGTGCAGCAGCTCTTCGAGTGCGAGCATCCAACGCTCGTAGTAACTCCACTGCTCGGTGGTGGCGTGTTCGGCTTCCCACTGTTTGATCGACTCGATCAGGCGGGACTGGAATTCGTCCCATTCGAATCGGCCCTGGCCATGCAATGCGGTGGCAATGCTGAAGGCGCGGATCTCCCAGGCCTGATCGAAGGCGACCTCGCCGGAGCGGCGGGGGATTCGTTCGTTGAACGGCAGATTCTGTACCAGGTCGCCGAGGTTGGCTTCGAGACCCGGGTGGGGTTGTTCGTTGAGTCGGGGCATGTCAGGCCTTGCTGGGTGTGGTGGGGACGGATACGCCGATGAGCGAGTCGCGGGTGACGAGGTCGGCGAGTTGTTCTTCGGTGAAGTTCTCGGTGCCGGCTGGGCGTTGCGGCAGGACCCAGTAGCGAAGTTCGGCACTCGAGTCCCATATCCGGATCTCGACGTCAGGGTCGGGGGTATATCCGAATTCGGCCAGCACACCTCGGGGGTCGCGGACAGCGCGGGCGCGGTAGGCGGGGTACTTGTACCAGTTGGGTGGCAGGCCGAGAACCGGCCACGGATAGCACGAGCACAAGGTACATACGACCATGTTGTGGACCGTGCCGGTGTTTTCCAGCACGACCATTTCTTCGCCCTGCATGCCGCCGACGCCCATTTCACGGCAGGCGCTGGTGGCGTCGGTGAGCAGGCGCTGCTTGAACTCGGGATCGACCCAGGCGCGGGCGACGATCTTGGCGCCGAGTTGAGGACCGACCTCGTTCTCGTAGACCGAGGACATGTGGTCGATGGCGTCGGTGGAGATCAGGCCCTTGTCGACGAGGATGGCCTCCATGGCCTTCACGCGTGCGGCGATCTCCTCGTTCGATCGTGGCAACGTGCCCTGGACGGGATTGTGGGCGGTCATCGGGGTGGGCTCGTTTCTGTCTGTGGTGAAGGGACGTCTCGCTGGGTGGACCGGATGACCTGGTCAGGCCGGTAGCAGATACGGTTCGAACACGTCGATGTGATTGACGACGTTCGGGGCGGCAGGTTCACCCCACAACTCGGTCGCCGAGAACCGCACGGTGTACAGGTGTTCGGGGCTTTCGCCGGCGCCGAGTGCGTTGGTGTCCGGAAAGACATACGCGCCGTGGGTCGCCACGACTTCGCCGACACGACCGCGGACGTATCCGGCGCGGCGGGTGTGGGTGTTCGGTGAGGCGTCCGACCGCACGATGACTTTGTCGCCTACGGCGAATGCGGCCTCGGTGTCGGTCGGGCGTCGGTAATCGGCTCCGTGGGTGATCAGTTGCGAGATCGTCTCCACCAGTTGCGGATCCTGCCGCGTGGGGGTCGTGTCGTCCGGATGGTCCATGTAGTACTGGGTGCGGCGGTCGAGTTCGTCGGAATCGAAGATGCCCGCCTCGATGCCGTGGTGGATCATCGCGTGCATCCAGTGCTCGTAGTATTGCGAGGTCAGGTAGTCGTGCGGGGGGATCTGCTCCATCGCGCCCCGGAACTGGTCGAGATTGAACGCGCCGGCCAGCGCCATCGCCGGGAACATCGTCAAAACCGACCGCTCCCAATCGGAATGGAAAACAGGTTCATCGGATTCGGGCTTGATCGGACCCAGGCCGGCGCGGCCACCGAGGTCGTGGATTCCATCCATGAAATGCTCTCCTTGTGCCGTGAGTCACCAACCCTATGTGCCCTCGTCTAATGCGTCAACACGTCATGACCGGATGACATGTTACTGTTCTGTTACCGACGAACAGGGGTGATCCGCACCGTGGGCTGTCCGAACGTGGATGCGTCGGCGCGAGTGGCTCCAGGGAGCTCCAGAGAGAAAGTGAACATCCCCACCATCCGTCTGGAGGTACGATCGTGGAGACCTATCCGGTGTGTGGGTTGCCTGCAATAGAGCGCCGCAC
This is a stretch of genomic DNA from Rhodococcus rhodochrous. It encodes these proteins:
- a CDS encoding HoxN/HupN/NixA family nickel/cobalt transporter, whose product is MILHVLGVALYLGYSGNPAAAGGLAGSGVLAYVLGVRHAFDADHIAAIDDTTRLMLLRGRRPVGVGFFFAMGHSTVVVVLALVVALGASALTTTELEGVQEIGGLVATVVAVTFLLIVAGLNSVVLRNLLCLSRQVRAGSDITGDLESRLSERGLFTRLRGNRWRGLVRSSWHMYPVGLLMGLGLETASEVTLLTLTASAATGGTLSIAAVLSLPLLFAAGMSTFDTADSLFMTRAYSWSYQDPQRRLNFNIATTGATVIIGLFVAGIYVCALLAHLPMFAALSPIGDISENFEFLGYAVAAAFILTWTGALLFNHLKPQRN
- the nthA gene encoding nitrile hydratase subunit alpha; protein product: MTAHNPVQGTLPRSNEEIAARVKAMEAILVDKGLISTDAIDHMSSVYENEVGPQLGAKIVARAWVDPEFKQRLLTDATSACREMGVGGMQGEEMVVLENTGTVHNMVVCTLCSCYPWPVLGLPPNWYKYPAYRARAVRDPRGVLAEFGYTPDPDVEIRIWDSSAELRYWVLPQRPAGTENFTEEQLADLVTRDSLIGVSVPTTPSKA
- a CDS encoding nitrile hydratase accessory protein gives rise to the protein MPRLNEQPHPGLEANLGDLVQNLPFNERIPRRSGEVAFDQAWEIRAFSIATALHGQGRFEWDEFQSRLIESIKQWEAEHATTEQWSYYERWMLALEELLHDKGFVAGEELAHRTEQVLATPAGAHHQHAVRDPIAVHAIGTPTTDSDG
- the nthB gene encoding nitrile hydratase subunit beta yields the protein MDGIHDLGGRAGLGPIKPESDEPVFHSDWERSVLTMFPAMALAGAFNLDQFRGAMEQIPPHDYLTSQYYEHWMHAMIHHGIEAGIFDSDELDRRTQYYMDHPDDTTPTRQDPQLVETISQLITHGADYRRPTDTEAAFAVGDKVIVRSDASPNTHTRRAGYVRGRVGEVVATHGAYVFPDTNALGAGESPEHLYTVRFSATELWGEPAAPNVVNHIDVFEPYLLPA